One segment of Paenibacillus sp. FSL R7-0337 DNA contains the following:
- a CDS encoding GGDEF domain-containing protein, with amino-acid sequence MSKARVFDLFLFVASLAIAFIHAHAVVLDATYIKALLLYTIFSSIYFQLRIVTRSGNSTIDYAISYTSSFGIFAGPLGTFLFETVYRFIVYFYKKKTKTDDPGELLDTFYNIGAFTLGGSAAYYLYTALSPLADKLPLGYWLLFLLVVCVTTLLSSTFLVLTFALSGDIKTRGEARNLLLRSRSLLDFSKVALSNALLLRLLQMEKWEMLIALFVLNYVVSISFYSKSQSAQHKYERDKFEQMAYRDFLTGTYNRAHMDKMMKELNQSGEYIGIVVADIDRFKKINDTYNHAVGDRVIVHFAQTLQKHLQEGDILFRSGGEEFTLLLRDKTFEECRTQIQEILDSLHDHSVSAEFEEQMIRVPYSASFGLFYYKADPDQKTSMEKGYVYADQLLLESKKLGRNRLSYRNDVQL; translated from the coding sequence ATGTCAAAAGCGAGGGTATTTGACCTTTTCCTATTTGTCGCCTCCCTGGCTATAGCTTTCATTCACGCGCATGCTGTAGTCCTGGACGCCACCTATATAAAAGCATTACTGCTATACACTATCTTCTCGAGCATCTACTTCCAATTGCGGATTGTGACCCGGAGCGGGAACTCTACAATCGATTATGCAATCAGCTATACCTCCTCATTCGGGATTTTTGCCGGTCCGCTCGGCACGTTCCTGTTCGAGACGGTATACCGGTTCATCGTATATTTCTATAAAAAGAAAACAAAAACCGACGATCCCGGAGAGTTGCTGGATACCTTCTATAATATCGGCGCGTTCACACTGGGCGGATCTGCTGCGTACTATCTGTATACGGCGCTCTCTCCCCTGGCGGACAAGCTTCCGCTCGGATACTGGCTGCTGTTCCTGCTTGTGGTCTGCGTCACAACCCTGCTGTCCTCCACCTTCCTGGTGCTGACCTTTGCCCTGTCGGGAGATATCAAGACACGCGGTGAAGCGCGGAACCTGCTCCTGCGGAGCCGGAGTCTGCTGGACTTCAGCAAGGTCGCCTTGAGCAATGCTCTGCTGCTGCGGCTGCTGCAAATGGAGAAATGGGAGATGCTGATCGCCCTGTTCGTGCTCAACTATGTTGTCAGTATCTCGTTCTATTCCAAATCACAGAGTGCCCAGCACAAGTATGAACGCGACAAATTCGAGCAGATGGCTTACCGCGACTTCCTGACCGGAACCTATAACCGGGCGCATATGGACAAGATGATGAAGGAGCTGAACCAGAGCGGGGAGTACATCGGAATTGTAGTGGCGGACATCGACCGGTTCAAAAAAATCAACGACACCTATAACCACGCCGTCGGCGACCGGGTCATTGTTCATTTTGCGCAGACGCTGCAGAAGCATTTGCAGGAGGGAGACATCCTGTTCCGCAGCGGCGGGGAAGAGTTCACACTGCTGCTGAGGGACAAGACCTTCGAGGAGTGCAGGACACAGATTCAGGAGATTCTGGACAGCCTTCATGATCACAGCGTAAGTGCAGAATTCGAGGAGCAGATGATCCGCGTGCCATATTCGGCATCCTTCGGACTCTTTTACTATAAGGCTGATCCGGACCAGAAGACTTCTATGGAAAAAGGGTACGTCTACGCCGACCAGCTCCTGCTGGAGTCCAAGAAGCTTGGCCGCAACCGCCTTTCTTACCGGAACGATGTGCAGCTGTAA
- a CDS encoding glycosyltransferase family 4 protein: MKILLVTYWGLTNMGGIWTYMKQLADKLGEQGHSVTVMGSHVENNTLYLLNRTESFDKKAFYSLLLPRLDIGRFPSLHLEHGILSFELGRYVFEGGAAVLGLEEYDVIHAQDPIASYALRRIMRRPVPLVASVHGALTKETYYEYKGLEPGLTREAYEQRPIWRYFRKLETLGAQAADQILVSSEWIGQLTQSLGVSQGRIHTLPYGLDLHQYAARAAETPPLQFAEGIPVIMYAGRLEYIKGVHVLIEALGILQQRCQQWICAVAGIGSLLEELMEQTRRLGIADKVHFTGKLNNIPAALRAADIYVQPSLQDTQPFSVTEAQLAGIAPIVAGTAGMPEMVRQGETGWIVPPGDAAQLALQIEQLLGDEELRRRTGLQAKQWAEQTRSLDVMAAGTLNVYQRAVSLRAGRPAIPDYLRFEEEPGAGALPAAFHPADVLNECSPGNPLAVTLRVKLPQHYSIPDARTALSPLG, encoded by the coding sequence ATGAAAATATTGCTGGTCACCTACTGGGGCCTCACCAATATGGGCGGGATTTGGACGTATATGAAGCAGCTGGCAGACAAGCTGGGCGAGCAGGGCCATTCCGTTACAGTGATGGGCAGCCATGTGGAGAACAATACATTGTATCTGCTGAACCGGACAGAGTCTTTTGATAAAAAAGCGTTCTATTCGCTTCTGCTGCCCCGGCTTGATATCGGCCGGTTTCCCTCGCTGCATCTGGAGCATGGCATCTTAAGCTTTGAGCTGGGGCGTTACGTATTCGAGGGCGGCGCCGCTGTGCTTGGGCTGGAGGAATATGATGTCATTCATGCCCAGGACCCTATCGCCTCCTATGCGCTGCGGCGGATCATGCGCCGTCCTGTTCCGCTGGTCGCAAGTGTTCATGGGGCATTGACCAAGGAGACCTACTATGAGTACAAGGGACTTGAGCCCGGACTGACCCGGGAGGCCTATGAGCAGCGGCCGATCTGGAGATATTTCCGCAAACTTGAGACACTGGGGGCCCAGGCGGCTGACCAGATTCTGGTCTCATCGGAGTGGATAGGACAGCTTACGCAGAGTCTGGGCGTCAGCCAAGGACGTATCCATACCTTGCCGTACGGGCTGGACCTGCATCAATATGCTGCCCGGGCCGCAGAGACGCCGCCGCTTCAATTTGCAGAAGGAATCCCTGTGATCATGTATGCCGGACGTCTTGAATATATCAAAGGCGTCCATGTGCTGATAGAGGCGCTAGGGATTCTGCAGCAGCGCTGTCAGCAGTGGATCTGTGCGGTGGCTGGAATCGGCAGCCTCCTGGAGGAGCTCATGGAGCAGACCCGCCGGCTGGGTATCGCGGATAAGGTCCATTTCACCGGGAAGCTGAACAACATTCCGGCTGCACTCCGGGCTGCCGACATCTATGTGCAGCCCTCCCTTCAGGACACGCAGCCCTTCTCGGTTACGGAAGCGCAGCTTGCCGGGATCGCGCCGATTGTCGCCGGAACCGCAGGCATGCCGGAGATGGTCCGGCAGGGAGAGACGGGCTGGATTGTTCCTCCCGGAGATGCCGCACAGCTCGCCCTGCAGATCGAGCAGCTGCTGGGGGATGAGGAACTGAGAAGACGCACCGGCCTCCAGGCTAAGCAGTGGGCAGAGCAGACCCGTTCGCTGGATGTCATGGCTGCGGGCACGCTGAATGTATACCAGAGAGCGGTCAGTCTGCGGGCGGGCCGACCGGCAATTCCGGATTACCTCCGGTTTGAGGAAGAACCGGGAGCGGGTGCGCTGCCGGCAGCTTTTCATCCGGCGGATGTGCTTAACGAGTGTAGTCCGGGGAATCCGCTTGCCGTAACGCTGCGTGTCAAGCTTCCACAGCACTACTCTATTCCTGATGCACGTACAGCCCTTTCTCCCCTGGGATAG
- the hemB gene encoding porphobilinogen synthase encodes MSFPITRHRRLRGSAGIRGMVRETVLNVLDFIQPIFVTYGTGVKNEISSMPGVYHFSLDTLKAEVDEIASLGIPAVLLFGIPETKDAVGSSGFADDGIVQEATRLIKKWYPDLLVVADTCLCEFTDHGHCGMVHTHTVDGVVHGDVINDASLELLTRTAVSQARAGADIIAPSNMMDGFVQAIRAGLDANGFEQVPIMSYSVKYASAFYGPFREAADSAPQFGNRKTYQMDPANLREAVREADSDVLEGADMLMVKPALAYLDVIRTIRDQFDLPLVAYNVSGEYSMVKAAAQQGWIDEQAVVLEMLTGMKRAGADVIITYFAKDAARWLRG; translated from the coding sequence ATGAGCTTTCCAATAACCAGACACCGCCGTTTGCGCGGGTCGGCCGGTATTCGCGGCATGGTGCGCGAGACCGTATTGAATGTGCTGGATTTCATCCAGCCGATTTTTGTAACCTATGGAACCGGTGTGAAGAATGAGATCAGCTCCATGCCCGGCGTCTATCATTTCTCGCTGGATACGCTGAAGGCAGAGGTAGATGAGATTGCTTCCCTGGGCATTCCAGCGGTGCTGCTGTTCGGTATTCCCGAGACGAAAGATGCAGTCGGCTCGTCCGGCTTCGCAGACGATGGCATTGTGCAGGAAGCCACGCGTCTGATCAAAAAATGGTATCCCGACCTGCTGGTCGTAGCCGACACCTGCCTGTGTGAATTCACCGACCACGGCCACTGCGGCATGGTGCATACCCATACGGTGGACGGCGTGGTTCACGGGGATGTAATCAACGATGCTTCGCTTGAGCTGCTGACCCGCACGGCGGTCTCGCAGGCCCGGGCAGGGGCGGATATTATCGCACCGTCCAACATGATGGACGGATTCGTGCAGGCGATCCGTGCCGGACTCGATGCGAATGGCTTCGAGCAGGTACCTATCATGTCCTATTCGGTAAAATACGCCTCCGCCTTCTACGGCCCGTTCCGCGAAGCGGCGGATTCGGCTCCCCAGTTCGGCAACCGCAAGACGTATCAGATGGACCCGGCCAATCTGCGGGAAGCCGTCCGCGAAGCGGACTCCGATGTGCTGGAAGGCGCGGACATGTTGATGGTGAAGCCTGCACTGGCTTATCTGGATGTAATCCGTACGATCCGTGACCAGTTCGATCTGCCGCTTGTAGCCTACAACGTCAGTGGTGAGTACTCGATGGTCAAGGCGGCTGCGCAGCAGGGCTGGATCGATGAGCAGGCGGTTGTGCTGGAAATGCTGACCGGCATGAAGCGCGCCGGAGCAGATGTAATCATTACCTATTTCGCCAAGGACGCAGCCCGCTGGCTGCGCGGCTAG
- the hemL gene encoding glutamate-1-semialdehyde 2,1-aminomutase, which yields MGNIPLNRREEASRTAFEEAKQYIPGGVNSPVRAFKSVGLTPVYVERGEGSRIYDIDGNSFIDYVCSWGPLIMGHAHPEVVKALQETAARGTSFGAPTLMETVMAKTVVERVASVDIVRMVNSGTEATMSAIRLARGYTGRSKILKFEGSYHGHADSLLIKAGSGVATLGLPDSPGVPEGVAVNTITVPYNDLDGVKTAFERYGNEIAAIIVEPIAGNMGVVPPLPGFLEGLRKVTTGYGALLIFDEVMTGFRVDRGCAQGLFGMDPDLTCFGKVIGGGLPVGAYGGKREIMEQIAPSGPIYQAGTLSGNPLAMAAGYSTLALLTPEVYTRLESLGARLEAGLKRNAQETGIPLTINRVGSMVCPFFTEEPVINFETAKTSNLELFKRYFGKMLDQGISVPPSQFEGMFVSAAHSEQDIDDTIAGHYQALKSL from the coding sequence ATGGGCAATATACCGCTGAACCGCCGGGAAGAGGCTTCCCGCACCGCTTTTGAAGAGGCAAAACAATATATTCCCGGCGGGGTGAACAGCCCGGTCCGGGCATTCAAATCCGTAGGATTGACTCCGGTGTATGTCGAAAGGGGCGAAGGCTCGCGGATCTACGATATTGACGGCAACAGCTTCATTGACTACGTCTGCTCGTGGGGACCGCTAATTATGGGACATGCCCATCCTGAAGTGGTGAAGGCGCTGCAGGAGACTGCGGCTAGAGGGACAAGCTTCGGCGCGCCGACCCTGATGGAGACCGTTATGGCCAAAACCGTGGTAGAACGTGTAGCATCGGTGGACATTGTGCGCATGGTGAACTCAGGAACGGAAGCGACGATGAGCGCGATCAGACTGGCCCGCGGCTACACCGGACGCAGCAAAATCCTCAAATTCGAGGGCTCCTATCACGGCCATGCCGACAGTCTGCTGATCAAGGCTGGTTCAGGGGTGGCTACCTTGGGGCTGCCGGATAGTCCGGGCGTGCCGGAAGGTGTGGCGGTGAATACGATCACGGTACCATATAATGACTTGGACGGGGTCAAAACCGCTTTTGAACGTTACGGCAACGAGATTGCCGCTATCATCGTTGAGCCGATCGCCGGAAATATGGGCGTTGTGCCTCCGCTTCCGGGCTTTCTGGAGGGGCTTCGTAAGGTGACTACGGGGTACGGGGCTTTGCTGATTTTTGACGAGGTGATGACCGGCTTCCGTGTGGACCGGGGATGTGCGCAGGGGCTGTTCGGAATGGACCCGGATCTGACCTGCTTCGGCAAGGTTATCGGCGGCGGGCTTCCAGTAGGGGCTTATGGCGGCAAAAGAGAGATCATGGAGCAGATCGCTCCTTCCGGTCCGATCTATCAGGCAGGCACACTCAGCGGGAATCCGCTGGCGATGGCGGCGGGCTACAGCACGCTTGCGCTGCTGACCCCGGAGGTCTACACCCGTCTGGAGTCGCTTGGCGCGAGACTGGAAGCCGGACTTAAGCGCAATGCGCAGGAGACGGGCATTCCGCTGACGATTAACCGCGTGGGATCGATGGTATGTCCGTTCTTCACGGAGGAGCCAGTCATTAACTTCGAGACGGCCAAGACCAGTAACCTGGAGCTGTTCAAGCGTTATTTCGGCAAAATGCTGGATCAGGGTATCAGCGTTCCGCCGTCCCAGTTCGAAGGAATGTTCGTATCCGCTGCGCATAGCGAGCAGGATATTGACGATACGATTGCGGGCCATTACCAGGCCCTGAAATCGCTATGA
- a CDS encoding valine--tRNA ligase has translation MPTTYDPGAAEKKWYAYWMEKGFFEAGKRPDAEPYSIVIPPPNVTGMLHIGHALDFTLQDVLIRTKRMQGYDTLWLPGTDHAGIATQTKVEQKLRQQGISRHDLGREKFLEQVWDWKDQYAQTIHDQWAKMGLSLDYSRERFTFDDGMKKAVSKVFVELYQKGLIYRGKRIINWDPAARTALSDIEVEYKEVNGHLYHLRYPLKDGSGHITVATTRPETMLGDTAVAVHPEDDRYKHLIGQALVLPIIGREIPVIADDYVDKEFGSGAVKITPAHDPNDFEMGVRHNLPQINVMDEGGVMNEEAGAYQGMDRSDCRKAIVADLKEQGVLISIEDHVHQVGHSERSGAVVEPYLSTQWFVKMQPLAEAAIAAQKDGDGVHFVPDRFEKTYLNWIENVRDWCISRQLWWGHRIPAWYSESTGELVVAHDEEEARRISGLSDLKQDEDVLDTWFSSNLWPFATLGWPDGENSDYQRYYPNNVLVTGYDIIYFWVARMIFSAMEFTGQKPFSDVLMHGLVRDAEGRKMSKSLGNGIDPLDVIEQYGADAMRYMITTGSTAGQDLRFRMEKVEQARNFANKIWNASRFALMNLEGVSFEDIDITGELGTADRWILHRLNETSRDITRLIDSYEFGETGRLLYNFIWDDLCDWYIEFAKLSLYGADAAAKAKTQSVLAYVLDRTLRLIHPFMPFITEEIWQHLPHQGESITLAEWPKYDAALENPQAVSEMNLLMDIIRAVRGIRAEVNAPMSKKVELIIKAGSQDTLDIISRNDNYIGRFCNTSSFEAGLAPQTPDKMMSAVVTGAELLLPLSGLIDIDQEIIRLEKEVQTLNSEVERVEKKLSNQGFVAKAPAKVIEEERAKQADYSDRREKVLARIAELRG, from the coding sequence ATGCCGACTACATATGATCCGGGAGCGGCAGAGAAGAAATGGTATGCGTACTGGATGGAGAAGGGCTTCTTCGAAGCCGGCAAGCGGCCGGATGCGGAGCCTTACAGCATCGTGATTCCGCCGCCGAATGTAACAGGAATGCTGCATATCGGACACGCGCTGGATTTCACTCTTCAGGATGTGCTGATCCGCACCAAGCGGATGCAGGGATATGATACCCTGTGGCTGCCGGGTACGGACCATGCAGGGATTGCTACGCAGACCAAGGTAGAGCAGAAGCTGCGCCAGCAGGGAATTTCCCGCCATGATCTGGGACGCGAGAAGTTCCTGGAGCAGGTATGGGACTGGAAAGACCAGTATGCCCAGACCATTCATGACCAGTGGGCCAAGATGGGCCTGTCCCTCGATTACTCCCGCGAACGCTTCACCTTTGATGATGGAATGAAGAAGGCGGTAAGTAAGGTATTTGTGGAGCTGTACCAGAAGGGCTTGATCTATCGCGGCAAGCGGATTATTAACTGGGACCCGGCTGCCCGTACAGCGCTCTCGGATATCGAGGTTGAATACAAGGAAGTGAACGGGCATCTGTACCATCTGCGTTATCCGCTTAAGGATGGCAGCGGCCATATCACGGTGGCTACCACACGGCCTGAGACGATGCTGGGCGATACAGCCGTAGCAGTACACCCGGAAGATGACCGTTACAAGCATCTGATTGGCCAGGCGCTGGTCCTGCCGATAATAGGCAGAGAGATTCCGGTTATTGCTGATGATTACGTAGATAAGGAGTTCGGCAGCGGTGCGGTTAAGATTACACCGGCGCATGATCCGAACGACTTCGAGATGGGAGTCCGCCATAACCTTCCGCAGATCAACGTAATGGATGAAGGCGGAGTGATGAACGAGGAAGCGGGCGCTTACCAGGGAATGGACCGCAGCGACTGCCGTAAGGCCATCGTAGCTGACCTGAAGGAGCAAGGCGTGCTGATCTCCATTGAGGATCACGTACATCAGGTTGGGCACAGTGAGCGTTCGGGGGCTGTTGTAGAGCCTTATCTGTCCACCCAGTGGTTCGTCAAAATGCAGCCGCTGGCAGAAGCAGCTATCGCTGCACAGAAGGACGGTGACGGGGTCCACTTCGTGCCGGACCGCTTCGAGAAGACGTACCTGAACTGGATCGAGAATGTCCGCGACTGGTGTATCTCCCGCCAATTGTGGTGGGGTCACCGGATTCCGGCCTGGTACTCCGAATCTACCGGGGAGCTTGTAGTTGCACACGATGAAGAAGAAGCACGCCGCATCAGCGGGCTATCCGACCTGAAGCAGGATGAGGATGTTCTGGATACCTGGTTCAGCTCCAACCTCTGGCCGTTTGCTACCTTAGGCTGGCCTGACGGGGAGAACAGCGACTATCAGCGTTACTATCCGAACAACGTACTGGTTACCGGTTACGATATCATCTATTTCTGGGTAGCGCGGATGATTTTCTCAGCCATGGAATTCACAGGCCAGAAGCCGTTCTCCGATGTGCTGATGCACGGACTCGTACGCGATGCCGAAGGACGCAAGATGTCCAAGTCTCTGGGCAACGGTATCGATCCGCTGGATGTTATCGAGCAGTACGGCGCTGACGCCATGCGCTATATGATTACTACCGGCAGTACAGCGGGCCAGGATCTGCGGTTCCGTATGGAAAAGGTAGAGCAGGCGCGCAATTTTGCCAACAAGATCTGGAATGCCTCCCGGTTCGCGCTGATGAATCTGGAAGGCGTATCCTTTGAAGATATTGACATTACAGGAGAGCTTGGCACAGCAGACCGCTGGATTCTGCACCGCCTGAACGAAACTTCCCGCGATATTACGCGTCTAATTGACTCGTACGAGTTCGGCGAGACCGGACGCCTGCTCTACAACTTCATCTGGGATGATCTGTGCGACTGGTATATCGAATTCGCCAAGCTCTCGCTGTACGGAGCGGACGCAGCTGCCAAGGCCAAGACACAGTCTGTTCTGGCTTATGTACTGGACCGCACATTGCGCCTGATTCACCCGTTCATGCCTTTCATTACGGAGGAAATCTGGCAGCATCTGCCGCATCAGGGCGAATCCATCACCTTGGCAGAATGGCCGAAGTACGATGCGGCGCTTGAGAATCCGCAGGCGGTATCAGAGATGAACCTGCTGATGGATATCATCCGGGCTGTTCGCGGTATCCGTGCGGAAGTGAATGCGCCAATGAGCAAGAAGGTTGAGCTGATCATCAAGGCCGGCAGCCAGGACACCCTGGACATTATTTCCCGCAATGACAATTACATCGGGCGCTTCTGCAACACCTCTTCGTTCGAAGCAGGTCTTGCGCCGCAGACGCCGGATAAAATGATGTCCGCCGTGGTTACCGGAGCGGAGCTGCTTCTGCCGCTGTCCGGTCTGATCGATATCGATCAGGAGATTATCCGTCTCGAAAAAGAAGTTCAGACCTTGAACAGCGAAGTGGAGCGTGTGGAGAAGAAGCTCAGTAATCAGGGTTTTGTGGCCAAAGCTCCGGCGAAAGTTATCGAAGAGGAACGGGCGAAGCAGGCGGATTATTCCGACAGACGCGAGAAAGTGCTGGCCCGTATTGCAGAGCTGAGAGGATAA
- a CDS encoding stalk domain-containing protein has product MKRKVAATAAALSLTLTVSAGVYAASNLQEIKALLNNKIGIVVNGQAYTPKDGNGKTLAPITYNGITYLPVRSIGEALNTAVTYDAATSRVIIGDAAAPAVSSGGSSAGTPADSVKRPKSLPADFPLPADAKIYDLIEGSATGKPSATFSYRTKQSLETLGNTYKDYFVQKGATSKSEEVSASAFSIIDAGSTFSVTLDGAPGTGSNQGFNVVQVIWSGE; this is encoded by the coding sequence ATGAAGAGAAAAGTGGCAGCCACTGCGGCCGCACTAAGCTTGACGCTCACAGTCTCGGCCGGTGTCTACGCCGCCAGCAATCTGCAGGAGATCAAGGCGCTCCTGAACAACAAAATCGGGATCGTCGTGAATGGTCAGGCATACACGCCCAAAGACGGCAACGGCAAAACCCTCGCCCCGATTACCTACAACGGCATCACTTATCTGCCTGTACGCTCTATCGGCGAAGCGCTGAACACCGCTGTCACTTATGATGCTGCAACCAGCCGGGTCATCATCGGTGATGCGGCTGCTCCGGCTGTCTCCTCCGGAGGCTCGTCCGCAGGAACACCAGCGGATTCTGTGAAGCGGCCGAAGAGCCTGCCGGCGGACTTCCCGCTTCCGGCGGACGCGAAGATATATGATCTGATCGAAGGCTCGGCGACCGGCAAGCCGTCTGCGACCTTCAGCTACCGTACGAAGCAGAGTCTGGAGACGCTCGGCAATACGTATAAGGACTATTTTGTACAAAAAGGAGCTACCTCCAAGTCCGAGGAAGTCTCAGCCTCAGCCTTCTCGATTATTGATGCCGGAAGCACATTCTCCGTTACGCTGGATGGCGCTCCCGGAACAGGCAGCAATCAGGGCTTCAATGTGGTTCAAGTGATCTGGAGCGGGGAGTAA
- a CDS encoding LysM peptidoglycan-binding domain-containing protein, whose protein sequence is MFDQSHGLRFDIYERIHLSEELPGIAELEEVELVPDIQVIQREDRAELHGQLLLTGLYRGEDDLTQRLEHAIPVEITVPLTRVSSLDDIGVEIENFDIDLLTMRTVNITGVLSLRGIGSADAQPAWQQEEYTVAYSPEAGDGNTSEEKLRSPENDTLYENSLWTYGEGASEGSEEDQSSADPAEAAAEPLYAEDAAYTQPAAYLSTPLKDKEPRARTHSLDTASSAGSAVLNTVDHWGNAKLHAATQPEPVLTSAANDAAALFAGNEEGEAAEEIQATDNEVFLSAESLAPPEEKQDLKVALGSKKEPGAAEQEPLTFSSLLSASRANREQEELLAGDIDSVAEAVPEPGNDTAWKSRFIGGMGGTELFRKVRLCIVQREETLDTIAEKYQLSTRELTMYNRLSGQVVEEGQVLYIP, encoded by the coding sequence GTGTTTGACCAGTCCCATGGCTTGCGGTTTGATATTTATGAACGCATTCACCTTTCGGAAGAGCTTCCGGGAATAGCAGAGCTGGAGGAAGTCGAGCTGGTTCCCGACATCCAGGTCATCCAGCGTGAGGACCGGGCTGAACTGCACGGACAACTGCTGCTCACCGGACTCTACCGGGGGGAGGATGACCTTACACAACGTCTGGAGCATGCAATTCCCGTTGAAATCACTGTTCCGCTGACCCGGGTCAGCTCACTTGATGACATAGGGGTGGAGATCGAGAATTTCGATATTGATCTGCTGACGATGCGAACCGTCAACATTACCGGAGTGCTCTCGCTGCGCGGAATCGGAAGTGCAGATGCACAGCCGGCCTGGCAGCAGGAGGAATACACGGTAGCGTATTCGCCGGAGGCAGGAGACGGCAATACGTCTGAGGAGAAATTACGCAGTCCGGAGAATGATACCCTGTATGAGAATTCGCTTTGGACCTATGGCGAGGGGGCGTCCGAGGGCTCTGAAGAAGATCAGAGCTCTGCTGATCCGGCTGAGGCTGCAGCTGAGCCGCTGTATGCGGAAGACGCTGCGTACACCCAGCCCGCTGCCTATCTCTCCACACCCCTGAAGGACAAGGAACCCAGAGCAAGGACCCATAGCCTGGATACGGCTTCTTCGGCAGGCAGCGCCGTCTTGAACACAGTGGATCATTGGGGCAATGCGAAGCTTCATGCCGCAACGCAGCCTGAGCCGGTGCTAACCTCCGCTGCCAATGATGCTGCTGCGCTGTTTGCCGGGAACGAAGAAGGGGAGGCGGCAGAGGAGATCCAGGCCACAGACAATGAGGTCTTCCTGTCTGCGGAATCTCTGGCTCCCCCGGAAGAGAAGCAGGATCTCAAGGTTGCCCTTGGCAGCAAAAAAGAACCGGGAGCCGCCGAGCAGGAGCCGCTCACCTTCTCTTCGCTGCTCAGCGCAAGCCGCGCCAACAGAGAGCAGGAGGAACTGCTCGCGGGCGATATTGACTCTGTAGCGGAGGCTGTCCCTGAGCCCGGCAATGATACAGCGTGGAAGAGCCGGTTCATCGGCGGCATGGGCGGAACGGAGCTGTTCCGGAAGGTAAGGCTCTGCATCGTGCAGCGGGAAGAGACGCTGGATACCATAGCCGAGAAATACCAGCTAAGCACCCGGGAGCTGACCATGTATAACCGGCTGTCCGGCCAGGTTGTAGAAGAGGGACAGGTATTATACATCCCTTGA
- a CDS encoding neutral zinc metallopeptidase, protein MKWQGRRGSSNVEDRRGRGGGSGGKLIGGGISGIVIIVIVTLLSGGNIGDIMGNLTSTGSGTNSNVPYEQSAQEKELSEFVSVVLADTEDVWSDIFKEQGMTYQDPTLVLYSGSVNSACGTASSAVGPFYCPGDAKLYIDLSFYDELQQQFKAPGDFAMAYVIAHEVGHHVQTLLGASKQLNAERQRLSETEFNKVQVRFELQADYYAGVWAHHAQGMNLLEEGDLEEALTAASAVGDDTIQKRAQGYVVPDSFTHGTSEERKRWFYKGFNSGTIAGGDTFKAAEL, encoded by the coding sequence ATGAAATGGCAGGGCAGAAGAGGCAGTTCTAATGTGGAAGACCGCAGAGGCCGCGGCGGCGGAAGCGGGGGCAAGCTGATCGGCGGCGGAATTAGCGGGATCGTGATTATAGTGATTGTTACGCTGCTGAGCGGAGGGAATATCGGTGATATTATGGGGAATCTGACCTCAACCGGTTCGGGCACGAACTCAAATGTCCCCTATGAACAGAGCGCACAGGAGAAGGAGCTATCCGAGTTCGTATCTGTGGTGCTGGCCGATACCGAGGATGTCTGGTCCGATATTTTCAAGGAGCAGGGGATGACTTACCAGGACCCGACGCTTGTGCTCTACAGCGGCAGCGTGAACTCTGCCTGCGGAACCGCCAGCTCCGCCGTCGGCCCGTTCTATTGTCCGGGGGATGCCAAGCTGTATATCGATCTCAGCTTCTATGATGAGCTGCAGCAGCAGTTCAAGGCGCCTGGCGACTTCGCCATGGCGTATGTAATTGCCCATGAGGTAGGTCATCATGTACAGACGCTGCTGGGCGCTTCCAAGCAGCTGAATGCAGAACGCCAGCGCCTCAGCGAGACTGAATTCAACAAGGTTCAGGTCCGCTTCGAGCTGCAGGCCGATTATTATGCCGGGGTATGGGCCCATCATGCCCAGGGGATGAATCTGCTTGAGGAAGGGGACCTCGAAGAGGCGCTGACTGCCGCGAGCGCGGTGGGGGATGATACGATCCAAAAGCGGGCGCAGGGATATGTGGTGCCCGACAGCTTCACGCACGGCACCTCCGAAGAGCGTAAGCGCTGGTTCTATAAAGGTTTTAACTCTGGCACGATTGCCGGTGGAGATACCTTCAAGGCTGCTGAACTCTAG